The following are encoded together in the Bradyrhizobium sp. CCGUVB1N3 genome:
- a CDS encoding DHA2 family efflux MFS transporter permease subunit produces MSNSLTIPAPARSIPAATPDRVVADPNRASATIWIAVFAAMIGAFMAILNIQITNASLLNIEGGIGTGVDNGSWISTSYLIGEIIVIPLTDYLSRVFSFRNIILSFATLFAAFSVACAFTHDLPSMIAMRGLQGFFGGVLIPMAFTLVFTRLPKGQQPIGLAMFSLAVTFAPAIGPTIGGYLTENYGWQTIFFVNVVPTAVMVTTLFFTLERQPLQLGLLREGDWFGIATMAVGLASLQAVLEEGNKDDWFGSPFIVRLAIVAAVSLALFIYNELVVEKPLLRLRLLTQWNFGVGTIASVFLGFALFGSVYLLPAYLGQVQGYNAEQIGNVLAWTGLPQLLLIPLVPKLMQRFDARYIATVGLLLFATSSFMNIMMSLDYAGDQFLAPNVVRAVGQALTLAPLSALSLGSVAPQDAAAASGISNMMRNLGGAIGTAVLATIVTKREQFHSNVIGQSVTLGREEVRGRIAQLTNYFTAHGVPDPNAAHEQAIIALGKLVKRQALVMGFSDTFAVIGVVLVVAAIAVLLTRQVKAAGGPAH; encoded by the coding sequence ATGTCCAACAGCCTCACAATCCCCGCGCCCGCACGCTCGATTCCGGCCGCGACGCCTGATCGCGTCGTCGCCGATCCGAACCGCGCCAGCGCCACGATCTGGATCGCCGTCTTCGCGGCGATGATCGGCGCCTTCATGGCGATCCTGAACATCCAGATCACCAACGCCTCGCTGCTCAATATCGAGGGCGGCATCGGCACCGGCGTCGACAACGGCTCCTGGATCTCGACGTCCTATCTGATCGGCGAGATCATCGTGATCCCGCTCACCGACTATTTGTCGCGCGTGTTCTCGTTCCGTAACATCATCCTGAGCTTTGCGACGCTGTTTGCGGCATTCTCCGTCGCATGCGCCTTCACCCACGACCTGCCCTCGATGATCGCGATGCGCGGCTTGCAGGGCTTCTTCGGCGGCGTGCTGATCCCGATGGCCTTCACGCTCGTCTTCACCAGGCTGCCGAAAGGTCAGCAACCGATTGGGCTTGCGATGTTCTCGCTCGCGGTGACCTTCGCGCCCGCGATCGGCCCGACCATCGGCGGCTATCTCACCGAGAATTACGGCTGGCAGACCATCTTCTTCGTCAACGTCGTGCCGACCGCGGTCATGGTGACGACGCTGTTCTTCACGCTGGAGCGCCAGCCGCTTCAGCTAGGCCTGCTGCGCGAAGGCGACTGGTTCGGCATCGCCACCATGGCGGTCGGCCTCGCCTCGCTCCAGGCCGTGCTCGAGGAAGGCAACAAGGACGACTGGTTCGGCTCGCCCTTCATCGTGCGACTTGCCATTGTCGCGGCCGTCAGCCTCGCACTGTTCATCTACAATGAGCTGGTCGTGGAAAAGCCGCTTCTGCGCCTGCGGCTGCTGACGCAATGGAATTTCGGCGTCGGCACGATCGCCTCGGTATTCCTCGGCTTCGCCCTGTTCGGCTCGGTCTATCTGCTGCCCGCCTATCTCGGCCAGGTGCAGGGCTACAATGCCGAGCAGATCGGCAACGTGCTGGCCTGGACCGGCCTGCCGCAGCTTCTGCTGATTCCGCTGGTGCCGAAGCTGATGCAGCGCTTCGACGCTCGCTATATCGCGACCGTCGGCCTGCTGCTGTTCGCCACGAGCTCCTTCATGAACATCATGATGTCGCTCGATTATGCGGGCGATCAGTTCCTCGCGCCCAACGTCGTGCGGGCTGTCGGCCAGGCGCTGACGCTGGCGCCGCTCTCCGCGCTCAGCCTCGGCAGCGTCGCGCCGCAAGACGCGGCCGCCGCCTCCGGCATCTCCAACATGATGCGCAACCTCGGCGGCGCGATCGGCACCGCGGTGCTCGCGACCATCGTCACCAAGCGCGAGCAGTTCCACTCCAACGTCATCGGGCAGTCGGTCACACTCGGTCGCGAAGAGGTCCGCGGACGCATCGCGCAGCTCACGAACTATTTCACCGCACATGGCGTGCCGGACCCGAACGCCGCACACGAGCAGGCCATCATCGCGCTCGGCAAGCTGGTGAAACGCCAGGCGCTGGTGATGGGCTTTTCCGACACATTCGCCGTGATCGGCGTGGTGCTGGTGGTGGCCGCGATCGCCGTGCTGCTGACGCGACAGGTCAAGGCAGCGGGCGGGCCGGCGCATTAG
- a CDS encoding enoyl-CoA hydratase yields the protein MTEHVRTEMTNGVLTLTLARPDKKNALTDAMYGKLADTIEGAETDPSVRVLLIRGEGDMFTAGNDVGEFAAVATGKSEGSRNVIRFIQSLARCTRPLVAAVQGRAVGVGTTMLLHCDLVVLADDALLSTPFVSLALVPEAASSLLMPLRIGHVRAYEMFALGEAVPAKTALEWGLASRVVALDKLEAEAATLAQRLAKQPAGALIATKRLMRNGEALVAQMTAEGEQFAQRLRTAEAREAFMAFAERRPPDFTKVA from the coding sequence ATGACCGAGCATGTCCGGACCGAGATGACCAATGGCGTGCTGACGCTGACCCTGGCGCGCCCCGACAAGAAGAATGCGCTGACCGATGCGATGTACGGCAAGCTCGCCGATACCATCGAGGGCGCCGAGACCGATCCGTCGGTCCGCGTGCTCTTGATCCGCGGTGAAGGCGACATGTTCACGGCGGGCAACGACGTTGGCGAATTCGCCGCGGTCGCCACCGGCAAATCCGAAGGCAGCCGCAATGTCATCAGGTTCATCCAGTCGCTGGCGCGCTGCACGCGCCCGCTGGTCGCGGCCGTCCAGGGCCGTGCGGTCGGCGTCGGCACCACGATGCTCCTGCACTGCGATCTCGTCGTGCTCGCCGACGACGCGCTGTTGTCGACGCCGTTCGTCAGCCTCGCATTGGTGCCGGAGGCGGCCTCGAGCCTGTTGATGCCGTTGCGCATCGGTCACGTCCGCGCCTACGAGATGTTCGCGCTTGGCGAGGCCGTGCCGGCCAAGACCGCGCTCGAATGGGGGCTCGCCAGCCGGGTCGTGGCGCTCGACAAGCTCGAGGCCGAGGCTGCCACGCTCGCGCAGCGCCTTGCGAAGCAGCCGGCCGGCGCGCTGATCGCCACCAAGCGGCTGATGCGAAACGGTGAGGCGCTGGTCGCGCAGATGACGGCCGAAGGCGAGCAGTTCGCACAGCGCCTGCGCACCGCCGAGGCCCGTGAGGCCTTCATGGCCTTTGCCGAGCGCCGGCCGCCGGATTTCACGAAGGTTGCGTGA
- a CDS encoding MarR family winged helix-turn-helix transcriptional regulator, translating to MAAQPESEVTPSQAGLLFVLGRQDGALIGEAGAALDLGPAGISGLVDRMAAARLVERRADREDGRAWRVWLTPKGRAVQVRAKAAATEINAALTEGFSSAEIDIVARWLTSIQTKFPRATDE from the coding sequence ATGGCGGCGCAGCCGGAGAGCGAGGTGACGCCATCCCAGGCCGGGCTCCTCTTCGTCCTCGGCCGGCAAGACGGCGCCTTGATTGGCGAGGCGGGGGCCGCGCTCGATCTTGGGCCGGCTGGCATCTCCGGCCTCGTCGACCGGATGGCCGCGGCAAGGCTGGTCGAGCGGCGGGCCGACCGCGAGGACGGCCGCGCCTGGCGCGTCTGGCTCACGCCGAAGGGCCGCGCGGTCCAAGTGCGGGCGAAGGCGGCCGCGACGGAAATCAACGCCGCGCTGACGGAAGGATTTTCCAGCGCCGAGATCGACATCGTCGCGCGCTGGCTGACGAGCATTCAGACCAAGTTTCCACGAGCAACAGACGAATGA
- a CDS encoding methyl-accepting chemotaxis protein — protein sequence MTMIKKSVSTLLLVLMALLAVGALTSTAIQMTGAIGRYRDSQETGRLAAADKAIFHGVLSLRTNRGDAQSALLGEDDPRNRLAEVEKLEQAGFDTIVAAIETIEFARREELASTLKQRWGEAAPQFRLFFDEAARPRAERKIDRTNSWYEAVGKTIDTANLASTAVSNRAWMNDPFIARMIQVRRLAWQVRDRYGVQCSALRPNVNSSKPLDEAQKLNVAQWNGTVGAGWTGIEELLAAPDVTADLVSAAKEARAKTDSVVQQISQLTRNFDGSGRPAVSAQEWNALCQSPFGPIVAVATKALDQSIARAEAVQETALAKLVMQSLAFLAALTVTLAGVFVVRNRLVRPVQSLMGAIARISARDYATPVPQSKYPDEFGTMASALESLRESAATAERLGQEREAQQAQQLVRSGAVDAACRRFDDTVQAVIHSVAESTRELDATATGVRSLVSESSNQTAAVSSAAEQATNNLETIAAATEELSASVGEISAQVQASAREAREAVAQAEQTNATVEILDQTAARIGEVVKMISAIAGQTNLLALNATIEAARAGEAGRGFAVVAGEVKSLASQTATATEEISRQVAEIQSATGQAVSAIRSIGGAIGGIDEKMTAIAAAVEEQRAATTEISRNFQQAALGTREVTDTIGSVASLNRETGNAGTVLTESVKKMSADADHLRVAVEGFLGAVRSA from the coding sequence ATGACGATGATCAAGAAATCGGTAAGCACGCTTCTCCTGGTATTGATGGCTCTGCTGGCCGTAGGTGCGCTGACCAGCACGGCGATCCAGATGACCGGAGCCATCGGTCGCTATCGTGACAGCCAGGAGACCGGACGGCTGGCTGCCGCCGACAAGGCAATCTTCCACGGCGTGCTGTCGCTGCGGACCAACCGCGGTGATGCCCAGAGCGCGCTGCTCGGCGAGGACGATCCGCGCAACCGCCTGGCCGAGGTCGAGAAGCTCGAGCAGGCCGGTTTTGACACCATCGTGGCTGCCATCGAGACCATCGAGTTTGCCCGTCGGGAGGAGCTTGCAAGCACGCTGAAGCAGCGCTGGGGCGAGGCCGCACCGCAGTTCCGCCTGTTCTTCGACGAAGCTGCGCGTCCGCGCGCCGAGCGCAAGATCGATCGTACCAATTCCTGGTACGAGGCCGTCGGCAAGACCATCGATACGGCGAACCTCGCCTCGACCGCGGTCTCCAACCGGGCCTGGATGAACGATCCCTTCATTGCCCGGATGATCCAGGTTCGCCGCCTCGCCTGGCAGGTGCGCGACCGCTACGGCGTCCAGTGCTCGGCGCTGCGCCCCAACGTCAATTCGAGCAAGCCGCTCGACGAGGCCCAGAAGCTGAACGTGGCGCAGTGGAACGGTACGGTCGGCGCAGGCTGGACCGGGATCGAGGAACTCCTCGCCGCGCCTGATGTGACCGCAGATCTCGTCTCCGCTGCAAAGGAAGCGCGCGCGAAAACCGACTCGGTCGTGCAGCAGATTTCGCAGCTCACCAGGAATTTCGACGGCAGCGGTCGTCCGGCCGTCTCCGCCCAGGAGTGGAATGCGCTCTGCCAGTCGCCGTTCGGGCCGATCGTGGCCGTCGCGACCAAGGCGTTGGACCAGTCGATCGCGCGCGCGGAAGCGGTGCAGGAGACGGCGCTCGCCAAGCTCGTGATGCAGTCGCTGGCTTTCCTGGCGGCGCTGACCGTGACCCTGGCCGGCGTATTCGTGGTGCGCAATCGCCTGGTGCGGCCGGTGCAATCGCTGATGGGCGCGATCGCACGGATCAGCGCCCGTGACTACGCAACGCCGGTGCCGCAGTCGAAATATCCCGACGAGTTCGGCACGATGGCGTCAGCGCTCGAGAGCCTGCGCGAGAGCGCGGCGACGGCGGAACGGCTCGGTCAGGAGCGCGAGGCGCAGCAGGCCCAGCAACTCGTTCGCTCGGGCGCGGTCGACGCGGCCTGCCGGCGCTTCGACGACACCGTGCAGGCGGTGATCCACAGCGTTGCCGAATCGACGCGGGAGCTCGATGCCACCGCGACGGGTGTGCGTTCGCTGGTGTCGGAGTCGAGCAACCAGACGGCTGCGGTGTCGTCCGCGGCCGAGCAGGCCACCAACAATCTCGAGACGATTGCGGCCGCGACCGAGGAGCTGTCGGCATCGGTCGGCGAGATCTCGGCGCAGGTGCAGGCCAGCGCGCGCGAGGCGCGCGAGGCGGTCGCGCAGGCCGAGCAGACCAACGCCACCGTCGAGATTCTGGACCAGACCGCCGCGCGCATCGGCGAGGTCGTGAAGATGATCAGCGCCATCGCAGGCCAGACCAACCTCCTGGCGCTGAACGCCACCATCGAGGCGGCGCGTGCCGGCGAGGCAGGCCGGGGCTTCGCCGTGGTCGCCGGCGAGGTCAAGAGTCTCGCGTCGCAGACGGCGACCGCGACCGAGGAAATCTCGCGCCAGGTCGCGGAGATCCAGTCCGCGACGGGGCAGGCGGTGTCCGCGATCCGGTCGATCGGCGGGGCGATCGGCGGCATAGACGAGAAGATGACGGCGATTGCTGCGGCCGTCGAGGAGCAGCGCGCGGCGACCACCGAAATCTCGCGCAACTTCCAGCAGGCCGCGCTCGGCACCAGGGAGGTGACCGACACCATCGGCAGCGTCGCCAGCCTCAACCGCGAGACCGGCAATGCCGGCACCGTGTTGACGGAGTCGGTCAAGAAGATGTCGGCCGATGCCGACCACCTGCGCGTGGCGGTCGAAGGCTTCCTCGGCGCCGTTCGTTCGGCGTAG
- a CDS encoding dihydrodipicolinate synthase family protein — protein MSATPQTKVQRPYRGVFPVAPTIFNERGELDLEGQRRCIDFMIDAGSNGICILANFSEQFVLTDAERETVMHAVLEHVAGRVPVIVTTTHFSSAVCAARSRQAEAAGAAMVMVMPPYHGATFRVPEKGIVEFFKVLSAAIEIPIMIQDAPVAGTPLSVELLVRLSREFSNIRYFKIEVPFAAAKLRSLIEAGGSAIEGPWDGEEAITLMADLDAGATGAMTGGGYPDGIRQIVDPYFAGKREEAKAAYERWLPLINYENRQCGLIACKAMMQAGGVIKSDAVRHPLQPLHPATRAGLLELARERDALALRWGK, from the coding sequence ATGTCGGCCACGCCCCAAACCAAAGTCCAGCGTCCGTACCGGGGCGTCTTTCCCGTCGCCCCCACCATCTTCAACGAGCGCGGGGAGCTCGACCTCGAAGGCCAGCGCCGCTGCATCGACTTCATGATCGATGCCGGCTCGAACGGTATCTGCATCCTCGCCAACTTCTCCGAGCAGTTCGTGCTGACCGACGCCGAGCGCGAGACCGTGATGCATGCCGTGCTGGAGCATGTTGCCGGCCGCGTTCCCGTGATCGTCACCACCACCCATTTCTCCTCGGCCGTGTGCGCGGCGCGCAGCAGGCAGGCGGAGGCCGCCGGCGCCGCCATGGTGATGGTGATGCCGCCCTATCACGGCGCGACCTTCCGCGTACCCGAGAAGGGCATCGTCGAGTTCTTCAAGGTGCTGTCGGCGGCGATCGAGATTCCGATCATGATCCAGGACGCACCGGTCGCCGGCACGCCGCTGTCGGTGGAGTTGCTGGTACGGCTCTCGCGGGAGTTTTCCAACATTCGCTATTTCAAGATCGAGGTGCCCTTTGCGGCCGCGAAGCTGCGCAGCCTGATCGAGGCGGGCGGCAGCGCGATCGAAGGTCCATGGGACGGCGAGGAGGCGATCACGCTGATGGCCGATCTCGACGCCGGCGCCACCGGTGCGATGACCGGCGGCGGCTATCCCGACGGTATCCGCCAGATCGTCGATCCCTATTTCGCCGGCAAGCGCGAGGAGGCCAAGGCCGCCTATGAGCGCTGGCTGCCGCTGATCAATTACGAGAACCGCCAGTGCGGCCTGATCGCCTGCAAGGCGATGATGCAGGCCGGCGGCGTGATCAAGTCCGACGCCGTGCGCCACCCCCTGCAACCGCTGCACCCGGCCACGCGCGCGGGCCTGCTCGAGCTCGCCAGGGAACGCGACGCGCTGGCGCTGCGCTGGGGGAAGTAA
- a CDS encoding selenium-binding family protein, translated as MTMRPDPTFHASPKLAMEAPPENFAYTLLLSPDFSKPDALAVIDAKPGSPTYSRIVHTVTMPNKGDEFHHFGWNACSSALSPLAGHAFIERRYLIIPGLRSSRIYIIDTKPDPTKAKIHKIIEPEEVFKKTGYSRPHTIHCGPDGIYVSTLGGGGKDGTSGPPGVFIMDCETFEVLGRWEIDRGPQTLHYDFWWNLPRDYMVTSEWALPPQFENGIVPEDLLSNKYGHRLHFWDLRARRNVQTIDLGANHQMALEVRPAHDPVREYGFVGVVVDTTNLEASIWTWWREGGKFHAEKTATIPPEPAAKEKLPPLLQGFGAVPPLVTDIDLSMDDRFLYVSCWGTGEMRQYDVSNPRKPKLAGSVYTGGIVRRAPHPNGKAYAGGPQMVEISRDGKRVYWTNSLYSTWDDQFYPDGVPGVEVMANVGRNGGLELASDYFVSFPEGYRAHQVRLEGGDCSTDSFCYPSA; from the coding sequence ATGACAATGCGGCCAGATCCGACCTTCCACGCATCGCCAAAACTCGCGATGGAAGCGCCGCCCGAAAACTTCGCCTACACGTTGCTGCTCAGCCCGGATTTCTCAAAGCCCGACGCACTTGCGGTCATCGACGCCAAGCCGGGATCGCCGACCTACAGTCGGATCGTCCATACCGTGACGATGCCGAACAAGGGCGACGAGTTTCATCATTTCGGCTGGAATGCCTGCTCCTCGGCACTGTCTCCGCTCGCCGGGCACGCCTTCATCGAGCGGCGCTATCTCATTATTCCCGGCCTGCGTTCATCGCGCATCTACATCATCGACACCAAGCCCGATCCGACCAAAGCGAAGATTCACAAGATCATCGAGCCGGAGGAAGTCTTCAAGAAAACCGGCTACTCGCGGCCGCACACCATCCACTGCGGGCCGGACGGCATTTATGTCAGCACGCTCGGCGGCGGCGGCAAGGATGGCACGAGCGGGCCGCCCGGCGTCTTCATCATGGATTGCGAGACGTTCGAGGTGCTCGGCCGCTGGGAGATCGATCGCGGTCCGCAGACGCTGCACTATGACTTCTGGTGGAATCTGCCGCGCGACTACATGGTGACGAGCGAATGGGCGCTGCCGCCGCAGTTCGAGAACGGCATCGTTCCCGAAGATCTGCTGTCGAACAAATATGGCCACCGGCTCCATTTCTGGGATCTCCGGGCCCGGCGCAATGTTCAAACCATAGACCTCGGTGCCAACCATCAGATGGCGCTGGAGGTGCGGCCCGCGCACGATCCGGTTCGCGAATACGGCTTCGTCGGCGTGGTGGTCGACACCACCAATTTGGAAGCCTCGATCTGGACCTGGTGGCGCGAGGGCGGAAAATTCCACGCCGAAAAGACGGCGACGATCCCGCCGGAGCCTGCAGCCAAGGAAAAGCTGCCGCCGCTCTTGCAGGGGTTCGGCGCGGTGCCTCCACTGGTGACCGACATCGATCTGTCGATGGATGACAGATTCCTCTATGTCTCCTGCTGGGGCACCGGCGAGATGCGCCAGTATGACGTCAGTAATCCCCGGAAACCCAAGCTTGCCGGCTCGGTGTACACGGGAGGCATCGTGCGCCGCGCGCCGCATCCGAACGGCAAGGCTTATGCGGGTGGCCCGCAGATGGTCGAGATCAGCCGCGACGGCAAGCGGGTGTACTGGACCAACTCGCTCTACTCGACCTGGGACGACCAGTTCTATCCCGATGGCGTTCCCGGCGTCGAAGTGATGGCCAATGTCGGTCGCAACGGCGGCCTCGAGCTCGCCAGCGACTATTTCGTCAGCTTCCCCGAAGGATACCGGGCCCATCAGGTCAGGCTTGAGGGTGGCGACTGTTCGACGGATTCCTTTTGCTATCCGTCGGCCTAG
- a CDS encoding HlyD family secretion protein: MTVHTSPSKIEATGVPASVPESLLPAETASAPSRKFNLRKLLLAGVAAAALAGASWYGWDYWTVGRYLVSTDDAYVKADNTTIAPKVSGYLVAVAVADNEQVKAGQVLARIDDRDFKVALDQAGADVAAASATITSKEAQLEVQQAVIAAAKATIDVDTATKTFASQENKRYTDLAATGFGSVQNAQQAQARDAGANAAIQRDTANLTSALKQVDLLKAEIVQARAALARAEAVQRQAELNLGYTTVVSPIDGVVGNRTLRLGQFVQAGTQLMSIVPTDGAYVVANFKETQLTHVHAGQTVDIEVDMFPGQVVHGHVDSIAPASGQEFALLPPDNATGNFTKVVQRIPVRIALDAENAPSIALRPGMSVIPTIATRSSAPAALAVTAPKANQTKANQTSGGSRHVQQPHNPRARTLDSGRDA; the protein is encoded by the coding sequence ATGACCGTCCACACCAGCCCATCCAAGATCGAAGCCACGGGGGTTCCGGCCAGCGTGCCGGAGAGCCTGCTGCCTGCCGAAACAGCGTCCGCTCCATCCAGAAAGTTCAACCTTCGCAAGCTGTTGCTGGCGGGCGTCGCAGCCGCGGCGCTGGCCGGCGCGAGCTGGTACGGCTGGGACTACTGGACGGTCGGCCGCTACCTCGTCTCCACCGATGACGCCTATGTGAAGGCGGACAACACCACCATCGCGCCCAAGGTCAGCGGCTACCTCGTCGCGGTCGCGGTCGCCGATAACGAGCAAGTGAAGGCGGGCCAGGTGCTGGCCCGGATCGACGACCGCGACTTCAAGGTCGCGCTCGATCAGGCCGGCGCCGACGTTGCGGCCGCCAGCGCCACCATCACGAGCAAGGAGGCGCAGCTCGAGGTTCAGCAGGCGGTGATCGCGGCGGCCAAGGCGACGATCGACGTCGACACCGCAACCAAGACCTTCGCGAGCCAAGAGAACAAGCGCTACACGGACCTCGCCGCGACGGGCTTCGGCAGCGTGCAGAACGCGCAGCAGGCGCAGGCGCGCGATGCCGGTGCGAACGCCGCCATCCAACGTGACACCGCCAATCTCACCTCGGCCCTCAAGCAGGTCGATCTGTTGAAAGCCGAGATTGTGCAGGCCAGGGCCGCTCTCGCCCGCGCGGAGGCCGTGCAGCGCCAGGCCGAGCTCAATCTTGGCTACACCACGGTCGTCTCCCCGATCGACGGCGTGGTCGGCAACCGCACCCTTCGCCTCGGCCAGTTCGTGCAGGCCGGCACGCAGTTGATGTCGATCGTACCGACCGACGGCGCCTATGTGGTCGCCAACTTCAAGGAGACCCAGCTCACCCACGTGCATGCCGGCCAGACAGTCGACATCGAGGTCGACATGTTCCCGGGCCAGGTCGTGCACGGCCATGTCGATTCGATCGCACCCGCAAGCGGTCAGGAGTTCGCGCTGCTGCCGCCCGACAACGCCACCGGCAATTTCACCAAGGTGGTGCAGCGCATCCCCGTCAGGATCGCGCTGGATGCCGAGAACGCGCCGTCGATCGCGCTGCGTCCGGGCATGTCCGTGATCCCGACGATTGCGACGCGCTCCAGCGCGCCTGCCGCGCTGGCAGTGACTGCACCCAAGGCAAATCAGACCAAGGCAAACCAGACCTCCGGAGGGTCGCGCCATGTCCAACAGCCTCACAATCCCCGCGCCCGCACGCTCGATTCCGGCCGCGACGCCTGA
- a CDS encoding TetR/AcrR family transcriptional regulator — protein MAQEKSSSEYRPRGRPPLRDDSETRQIIFDAARHAFAENGYAATSTEELARRAGISTKTLYRLFPAKAALFEAMVADRLDRQLSDVQLKGIDHPDIAEALSTALLACADLALDPEVVALQRIVLQESAAFPDLAVAFYRNGIARTAAALARWLRVQVKAERLALDNVEEAAGMLIGMAVSAPQRAAIYGGVPLPPRKEIERRVRTAAALFLDGCRATTA, from the coding sequence ATGGCTCAGGAAAAATCTTCCAGCGAATACCGCCCCCGTGGACGGCCGCCGCTGCGCGATGACAGCGAGACGCGTCAGATTATCTTCGACGCCGCGCGGCACGCTTTTGCCGAGAACGGCTACGCCGCCACCAGCACCGAGGAGCTGGCCCGCCGCGCCGGCATTTCCACCAAGACGCTCTATCGGCTGTTTCCGGCCAAGGCGGCGCTGTTCGAGGCCATGGTCGCCGACCGGCTCGACCGTCAGCTTTCCGACGTCCAGCTCAAGGGCATCGATCACCCCGACATTGCGGAGGCTCTTTCCACCGCGTTGCTCGCCTGCGCCGACCTCGCGCTTGATCCGGAGGTCGTCGCTCTCCAGCGCATCGTGCTCCAGGAATCCGCGGCGTTTCCGGATCTTGCCGTGGCGTTCTATCGCAACGGCATCGCGCGTACCGCGGCCGCTCTTGCGCGCTGGCTGCGAGTCCAGGTGAAGGCGGAGCGCCTGGCTCTCGACAATGTCGAGGAGGCCGCCGGCATGCTGATCGGCATGGCCGTCTCGGCCCCCCAGCGCGCCGCGATCTATGGCGGCGTGCCGCTGCCACCGCGCAAGGAAATCGAGCGCCGCGTCCGCACCGCCGCCGCTCTTTTCCTGGACGGCTGTCGCGCCACAACGGCGTGA